One Desulforhopalus sp. DNA segment encodes these proteins:
- a CDS encoding sirohydrochlorin cobaltochelatase: MTIPMLIAAVGTSPTAMHTFRHLDMKMRGHFPEQEIIWGYSTRATRQKTVQQQDVALPSPESVLQDLAARGVTRAVVQSLHLLPGREFHDLHRSLRHPGITCASGMPLLATPEDYETLGEILRPTITARPGKAILLLGHGTAHPSWTAYYSLEKILRRQFGERIFVGALEKYPNSATLPAEIRATGFTKVCIIPFLLIAGMHYRRDIVGDGPASWTSQLQDHGLAVETIDHGLGLFPGLEKIIIRHMKDALASFKAI, from the coding sequence ATGACCATACCCATGCTCATCGCCGCTGTCGGCACCTCGCCCACTGCCATGCATACCTTCAGACATCTCGACATGAAAATGCGCGGTCATTTCCCCGAGCAAGAGATCATTTGGGGCTATTCAACAAGGGCGACAAGGCAAAAGACCGTACAACAACAGGATGTTGCACTCCCTTCCCCGGAGTCGGTGCTGCAGGACCTGGCTGCCAGGGGTGTCACCAGGGCGGTTGTGCAATCGCTGCACCTTCTGCCGGGCAGGGAGTTTCACGACCTCCACCGTTCGCTGCGCCACCCAGGCATTACCTGCGCCTCCGGCATGCCCCTGCTTGCCACTCCAGAGGATTATGAAACGCTTGGCGAGATCCTCCGGCCAACCATTACCGCCAGGCCCGGCAAGGCCATCCTCCTGCTTGGTCATGGCACCGCCCATCCCTCCTGGACGGCGTACTATAGCCTGGAAAAAATCCTCCGTCGCCAATTCGGCGAACGGATCTTCGTCGGTGCTCTGGAGAAGTACCCAAACTCGGCGACCCTCCCTGCCGAGATCAGGGCGACCGGCTTTACCAAGGTCTGCATCATTCCTTTTCTGCTGATCGCCGGAATGCACTACCGCAGGGATATTGTCGGTGACGGCCCAGCTTCTTGGACCTCCCAGCTGCAGGATCACGGCCTTGCCGTCGAAACAATCGACCACGGTTTGGGACTTTTCCCGGGCCTGGAGAAGATTATCATCCGCCATATGAAAGACGCCCTAGCGAGCTTCAAGGCTATCTGA
- a CDS encoding response regulator transcription factor, whose amino-acid sequence MRILVIEDDAKIASFLEKGLKEAGFTVDVRGDGQTGLEMALDDAYDAAVIDLMLPKLDGLAVIETMRREGVDTPVLILSARQSVDDRIQGLQRGGDDYMVKPFSFSELLARLQALIRRDKKNTQPMVLRVGDLQMDLLKHEIFRAGEKIELPAKEYNLLEYMMRHPGIVISKTAILERVYDYSFDPQTNVVDVLVCRLRNKIDKDFEDKMIHTVRGMGYVLKAR is encoded by the coding sequence ATGCGAATCCTGGTTATTGAAGACGATGCGAAAATCGCCTCCTTCCTGGAAAAGGGATTGAAAGAGGCCGGATTCACCGTCGATGTCCGTGGCGACGGACAGACGGGCCTGGAGATGGCCCTGGACGACGCCTACGACGCCGCGGTGATTGACCTGATGCTGCCAAAACTCGACGGCCTGGCGGTAATCGAGACCATGCGCCGTGAGGGCGTTGATACGCCGGTGCTCATCCTCAGTGCCCGGCAATCGGTCGATGACCGTATCCAGGGATTGCAGCGGGGTGGCGATGACTATATGGTCAAACCCTTCTCCTTTAGTGAACTCCTCGCCCGGTTGCAGGCCCTCATCCGCCGCGACAAGAAAAACACCCAGCCAATGGTGCTGCGGGTTGGCGATCTGCAGATGGATCTCCTCAAACATGAGATATTCCGGGCCGGAGAGAAAATCGAACTGCCCGCCAAGGAATACAACCTCCTAGAGTATATGATGCGCCATCCCGGTATTGTCATCTCTAAAACGGCGATCCTTGAGCGGGTCTATGACTATTCCTTTGATCCCCAGACTAATGTGGTTGATGTCCTCGTTTGCCGCCTGCGCAACAAGATTGACAAGGACTTTGAGGATAAAATGATCCATACCGTCAGGGGCATGGGCTATGTTCTTAAAGCTCGGTAA
- a CDS encoding GNAT family N-acetyltransferase, which produces MKQTRFKLCRLEDLTGPEVHALLAAREAVFVVEQNCPYQDADQLDKNSWHLIGCNDSGISCYLRIVEPGYKYSEPSLGRVLTSKRYRGTGLGRKVTEVGIDRTQSIFPGLGIRISAQAYLRGFYEGFGFRVVSDAYMEDDIPHIEMLLKA; this is translated from the coding sequence ATGAAACAAACTCGTTTTAAATTGTGCCGATTAGAGGATCTCACAGGGCCTGAGGTTCATGCTCTTTTAGCTGCTCGCGAAGCAGTGTTTGTCGTCGAACAAAACTGTCCATATCAAGATGCTGACCAGCTTGATAAAAATTCATGGCATTTAATTGGTTGTAATGATTCTGGTATTTCCTGTTACCTCCGTATTGTCGAACCTGGATATAAGTATTCTGAGCCTTCACTTGGGAGAGTACTCACATCAAAAAGGTATCGGGGCACAGGACTTGGCAGGAAGGTAACCGAAGTTGGTATAGATCGAACGCAATCGATTTTTCCAGGGCTTGGCATCAGGATCAGCGCCCAGGCGTATCTCCGGGGCTTCTATGAGGGCTTTGGTTTTCGGGTGGTCTCCGATGCATATATGGAGGACGATATCCCTCACATTGAAATGTTGCTCAAGGCCTAG
- the hemC gene encoding hydroxymethylbilane synthase — translation MDDTMITIGTRKSKLAMWQTETVAEALHGHGMTTRIHSMETIGDRILDTSIAKIGSKGVFTAELEEQLAGGTTDIAVHSAKDMQSQLPEGFSLIAFTAREKVNDVLLSLDRSIDIADPKRHLVVGTSSVRRRAFLRHFYPHVTIVEMRGNLQTRIRKMEEGVCEALILAYAGVKRMGYDQMIVKEFDTDEFVPPVGQGCIAIESATSLAREKMEKIRACLNNQESEICLLAERAFLKKLEGGCSIPAFGYAVLKGDELSLSAGLASLDGTQILRVTEKGSAGDPQGLGARVGEKILAGGGRQMLEEIRKIQAQ, via the coding sequence TTGGACGATACTATGATAACCATTGGAACACGAAAAAGTAAACTTGCCATGTGGCAGACCGAGACGGTTGCGGAGGCCCTGCACGGCCACGGTATGACCACCCGCATTCATTCGATGGAAACCATCGGCGACCGGATCCTCGATACCTCCATTGCCAAGATCGGCAGTAAAGGCGTCTTTACCGCCGAACTCGAAGAACAGCTGGCCGGGGGAACCACCGATATCGCCGTCCACAGCGCCAAAGACATGCAGTCGCAGCTGCCGGAAGGTTTTTCCCTGATCGCCTTCACCGCCCGGGAAAAGGTCAACGACGTGCTGCTCAGTCTCGACCGGTCGATCGATATCGCCGACCCGAAGCGGCACCTGGTGGTTGGTACCTCTTCGGTGCGGCGGCGGGCCTTCCTCAGGCACTTCTATCCCCACGTGACGATTGTCGAGATGCGCGGCAACCTGCAGACCAGAATCCGCAAGATGGAGGAAGGCGTCTGCGAGGCCCTGATCCTCGCCTACGCCGGGGTTAAGCGGATGGGCTACGACCAGATGATTGTCAAAGAGTTCGATACCGATGAGTTCGTGCCGCCGGTCGGCCAGGGCTGCATCGCCATCGAGTCGGCTACATCCCTGGCCCGCGAAAAGATGGAGAAAATTCGTGCCTGTCTTAATAACCAGGAAAGCGAAATCTGCCTCCTCGCCGAGCGGGCCTTTTTGAAAAAGCTCGAAGGCGGCTGCAGCATCCCGGCCTTTGGTTACGCCGTCTTGAAAGGCGATGAACTGAGCCTCTCCGCCGGGCTGGCAAGCCTGGACGGCACGCAGATACTCCGCGTCACCGAAAAGGGTTCGGCCGGTGATCCGCAGGGGCTGGGAGCCCGTGTCGGTGAAAAGATCCTTGCCGGCGGCGGGCGGCAGATGCTCGAAGAGATCAGAAAAATCCAGGCTCAATAA
- a CDS encoding HAMP domain-containing histidine kinase: MFLKLGKEDFTWPRAKKALPVFFLLWTGGALLALIYLLVLRSHLEGIERGETDRLLDGYLASHRTPVLHSGSLLLRSDSLLQGLAFIRVIQGTEQLLVVGDQLPAQSFKGFIDLSPETSGVWVPVGMGGETRMLTIVTRRYENGGMLQAGKDGQQGYALFQKMWLNTLAIVVLSVLFIWPLSLAFIRQSLAPLLKSREMIDNLVQQPTSALLPEEGNGQELDSLYKQINRLIIQNRRLVAEMQQSLDNVAHDLRTPMTRLRSVAEYGLQAEDDPQRLREALSDCLEESERVLAMLRIMMSVAEAESGMMRLELGECDLVDSLAQVVTLYEYVAEERKIAVELSTEKPLPARVDATRIAQVWANLLDNAIKYGKEGGWVKISGRRAGDEVEVVFSDNGMGISENEQGRIWERLYRGDRSRSQKGLGLGLNYVRAVVEAHGGSVAVTSALREGSSFSVHLPCAQVNIQEKSQTSGEWSDRRTSGM; this comes from the coding sequence ATGTTCTTAAAGCTCGGTAAGGAGGATTTCACCTGGCCGCGCGCCAAGAAGGCGCTGCCGGTATTCTTTCTGCTGTGGACCGGCGGGGCACTGCTCGCCCTGATCTACCTTCTGGTGCTCCGGTCACATTTAGAGGGCATCGAGCGCGGTGAAACCGATCGTCTGCTTGACGGCTATCTCGCCTCCCACCGCACCCCGGTACTTCACTCCGGTTCCCTTCTTCTCCGCTCCGACAGCCTGCTGCAGGGGCTGGCCTTTATCAGGGTAATCCAGGGAACGGAACAGCTGCTTGTGGTTGGTGACCAATTACCGGCCCAGAGCTTCAAGGGCTTCATCGACCTGTCTCCCGAGACCTCCGGGGTTTGGGTGCCGGTCGGGATGGGCGGGGAAACGCGGATGCTGACCATTGTCACCCGCCGTTACGAAAATGGCGGGATGTTGCAGGCCGGCAAGGACGGGCAGCAGGGCTATGCCCTGTTTCAAAAGATGTGGCTGAATACCTTGGCCATCGTCGTCCTCAGCGTTTTATTCATCTGGCCGCTTTCCCTCGCCTTTATCAGACAAAGCCTGGCGCCGTTGCTGAAAAGCCGGGAGATGATCGACAATCTGGTGCAGCAGCCGACCTCCGCCCTGTTGCCGGAAGAGGGCAATGGCCAGGAACTGGACAGTCTGTACAAGCAGATCAACCGGCTGATCATCCAAAACCGCCGGCTGGTGGCCGAGATGCAGCAATCGCTTGACAATGTCGCCCACGATCTGCGGACCCCGATGACCAGGCTCAGATCGGTTGCCGAATATGGGCTGCAGGCCGAAGACGACCCGCAGCGGCTGCGCGAGGCCCTTTCCGATTGTCTGGAGGAGTCGGAGAGGGTGCTGGCGATGCTGCGGATCATGATGAGCGTCGCCGAAGCCGAATCGGGGATGATGCGGTTGGAACTGGGTGAATGTGATCTGGTGGACAGCCTTGCACAGGTGGTAACTCTTTACGAGTACGTGGCCGAGGAAAGGAAGATAGCGGTAGAGCTGTCGACGGAAAAACCGCTGCCGGCCCGGGTCGATGCCACGCGAATCGCCCAGGTGTGGGCCAATCTCCTTGATAACGCTATTAAATACGGCAAGGAAGGGGGCTGGGTAAAAATCTCCGGCCGACGCGCTGGCGACGAGGTCGAAGTGGTTTTCAGCGATAACGGCATGGGCATCTCCGAGAATGAGCAGGGGCGAATCTGGGAGAGACTCTATCGGGGCGACCGCAGCCGTTCCCAAAAAGGCCTGGGGCTAGGTCTGAACTATGTGCGGGCGGTGGTCGAGGCGCACGGCGGTTCGGTGGCAGTGACCAGCGCCCTGCGTGAAGGCAGCAGTTTTTCCGTACATTTGCCTTGCGCTCAGGTGAACATACAGGAAAAATCACAGACCAGCGGTGAATGGTCGGACAGGCGCACATCAGGGATGTAG
- the pgeF gene encoding peptidoglycan editing factor PgeF — protein sequence MAGSILEGALPKAIIGEIHCDSGRACRYGMFARHGGASGEPYTSLNVGVYVGDDPEAVAVNRQRVRQALDIPRLLTARQVHGRGVYCLTEPIGSDLEVDGFDALVTNLPGIGLAIQQADCQAVLLLDPRREVIAAIHCGWRGSVLGLVPEVVAVMTGNYGTEASDLRAIISPSLGPCCAEFVNYRSELPVDFQQFMVSDTSFDFWQITKAQLSAAGVAEAHIETTGRCTCCSDDYFSYRRATRQNSGITGRNCSVIALERKSS from the coding sequence GTGGCGGGAAGTATATTAGAAGGTGCATTGCCAAAGGCTATAATTGGTGAAATCCATTGCGATTCCGGGAGGGCGTGTCGCTACGGAATGTTTGCCCGGCATGGCGGCGCAAGTGGTGAACCCTACACCTCGCTCAACGTCGGGGTGTATGTCGGGGATGATCCGGAGGCGGTGGCCGTGAACCGGCAACGGGTACGTCAGGCCTTGGACATTCCCCGACTGCTTACCGCCAGACAGGTACATGGCCGGGGGGTGTACTGTCTCACCGAGCCGATTGGCAGTGATCTGGAAGTTGATGGTTTTGATGCCTTGGTGACCAATCTTCCGGGTATTGGCCTGGCTATTCAACAGGCTGATTGCCAGGCGGTCCTTCTCCTCGATCCCCGGCGGGAGGTCATAGCCGCCATACACTGCGGCTGGCGAGGCAGCGTCCTTGGCCTTGTCCCCGAGGTGGTGGCGGTGATGACCGGTAACTACGGTACCGAGGCCAGCGACCTGCGGGCGATCATTAGCCCCTCCCTCGGTCCCTGCTGCGCCGAATTCGTCAACTATAGAAGCGAGTTGCCGGTGGATTTCCAGCAATTCATGGTCAGTGACACCTCCTTTGACTTCTGGCAGATCACCAAGGCGCAGCTGAGCGCGGCCGGAGTGGCGGAGGCCCATATCGAGACGACCGGCCGTTGCACTTGTTGCTCTGATGATTACTTTTCTTACCGGCGGGCCACCCGGCAAAATAGTGGTATAACCGGCCGGAATTGTTCGGTTATTGCCCTCGAACGTAAAAGCAGTTGA
- a CDS encoding protein-L-isoaspartate(D-aspartate) O-methyltransferase yields the protein MKIYPLIIILLLTLPFPSRAYSPDRYAAARQELVRQIESHVQATRAYIDKEALDPRVMAAMGAVPRHLFVPPGLQESAYDNRPLAIGYGQTISQPYIVALMTDLLGVLPASKVLEVGTGSAYQAAILAWLGAEVYSLEIIEPLAKEAKERVRRLAIASIHTRAGDGYYGWVEHAPYDAIIVTAAASHVPPPLISQLKVGGRMIIPVGSGFHTQQLLLITKENDGSLTTRQILPVVFVPLTGGSSTPP from the coding sequence ATGAAAATATACCCTCTAATTATCATCCTCCTTCTCACCTTGCCCTTTCCCTCCCGGGCTTACTCGCCTGACCGTTATGCCGCAGCGCGTCAGGAGCTTGTGCGGCAGATCGAATCGCATGTACAGGCAACCAGGGCATACATTGATAAAGAGGCCCTCGATCCGAGGGTCATGGCGGCAATGGGCGCGGTGCCCAGGCATCTCTTCGTGCCGCCGGGTCTCCAGGAATCAGCCTACGATAACCGGCCGCTGGCCATTGGCTATGGCCAGACCATCTCCCAGCCCTACATCGTTGCCTTGATGACCGACCTGCTGGGGGTATTGCCTGCCAGCAAGGTGCTGGAGGTCGGTACCGGATCAGCCTATCAGGCGGCAATCCTCGCCTGGCTTGGAGCGGAGGTATATTCTCTAGAGATCATCGAACCCCTGGCGAAGGAGGCGAAAGAGCGGGTGAGGCGTCTGGCAATTGCCTCCATTCATACCAGGGCCGGTGACGGGTATTACGGCTGGGTCGAACATGCCCCCTATGATGCGATCATTGTCACCGCCGCCGCAAGCCATGTACCGCCGCCACTTATCAGCCAGCTGAAGGTCGGCGGCCGGATGATCATTCCCGTGGGCAGTGGCTTTCATACCCAGCAACTGCTGCTGATTACCAAAGAAAACGACGGCAGTCTGACGACCCGACAGATTCTGCCGGTGGTGTTCGTGCCGCTCACCGGTGGTTCCAGCACCCCGCCATGA
- a CDS encoding metal ABC transporter permease has translation MIEALQFEFMRNALYAGLLTSIICGIIGTLIVVNRLVFLAGGIAHSAYGGIGVAFFFGLPYMLGAIGFSFVVAMIMAAVSLKAKERADTIVGVLWAVGMASGILLLDLTPGYNVDLMSYLFGSILSVPRSDLVSMAVIGGGILLLVGYYFRDLLAMSYDEEFAQIRGIPVKRLYYMLIGMVAVTVVMVVQVVGLILVIALLTVPPSISEKYTKSLAKMMICSCFLGMIFTTGGLWLSYKFDVTSGAAIIFLAGVVFFLSLILDRFILVCRKNLEK, from the coding sequence ATGATTGAAGCCCTGCAGTTTGAATTTATGCGCAATGCCCTCTATGCCGGTCTCTTAACCAGCATAATTTGCGGAATAATCGGTACCTTGATTGTGGTCAACCGCCTGGTGTTTCTCGCCGGGGGGATTGCCCATAGCGCCTATGGCGGGATAGGCGTCGCCTTTTTCTTCGGCCTGCCCTATATGCTGGGAGCGATTGGTTTTTCCTTTGTCGTGGCGATGATCATGGCTGCCGTATCCTTGAAGGCCAAAGAGCGGGCCGATACGATTGTCGGGGTGTTGTGGGCGGTAGGCATGGCCAGCGGTATCCTGCTCCTTGACTTGACGCCCGGTTATAATGTTGATCTGATGAGTTACCTGTTTGGCAGCATTCTCAGTGTTCCTCGATCTGATCTTGTCAGCATGGCTGTCATCGGCGGAGGCATCCTTCTCCTGGTCGGCTATTATTTTCGGGATCTGCTGGCCATGAGCTACGATGAGGAGTTCGCGCAGATTCGCGGTATTCCGGTCAAAAGGCTCTACTATATGCTCATTGGCATGGTCGCGGTGACCGTGGTCATGGTAGTCCAGGTGGTCGGCCTCATTCTTGTTATTGCCCTCCTTACCGTCCCGCCGTCAATATCAGAAAAGTATACAAAATCACTCGCTAAAATGATGATTTGTTCGTGTTTTCTCGGGATGATTTTTACCACCGGCGGGCTTTGGCTGTCCTATAAATTTGACGTGACCTCGGGAGCGGCGATAATATTTCTTGCCGGAGTAGTATTTTTCCTGTCCCTGATCCTCGACAGGTTCATCCTTGTCTGCCGGAAAAACCTCGAGAAGTGA
- a CDS encoding Gfo/Idh/MocA family oxidoreductase, whose translation MQGKIGIGIIGTGKHGSRYANHIVADLGDRFHLAAISRRSSEGREQAAAWNTQWYPDWRDLVRCNRVDAVISAVTPNLNGEIGRLCAEQRKPLLIEKPLSTDVQEAQNMVDLFDHLDLPLTVAQTLRYNSVIAALRDILPAMGRMFSFSACQRLERSTMPWLEQPELAGGGVIFHTAVHLFDALRFITGKEIVRVRATARQIFNPRLEDVLVAEVLLGDDCPGVIDASKVSPARSGRYEFVCEHGQLQGDQIHGILQKITGMHTTTLPVQPVGPTILPLLEDWHSFLTGQGPNPIPGAEGLAAVTVCEAIRKSEDTGQWVEITSV comes from the coding sequence ATGCAGGGCAAAATAGGGATAGGTATCATCGGAACCGGCAAGCACGGCAGTCGCTATGCCAACCACATTGTGGCGGATCTCGGCGACCGCTTTCATCTGGCGGCAATCAGCAGACGTTCAAGTGAGGGGAGGGAACAGGCCGCGGCCTGGAACACCCAGTGGTATCCAGACTGGCGCGATCTGGTGCGTTGCAATAGGGTTGATGCGGTAATCAGCGCCGTCACCCCCAACCTCAATGGGGAGATCGGCAGGCTTTGCGCGGAGCAGAGAAAACCTCTGCTGATCGAAAAGCCGCTGTCTACCGATGTGCAAGAGGCGCAAAACATGGTTGATCTTTTCGACCACCTCGACTTGCCGCTTACTGTCGCTCAGACCCTGCGTTACAACAGTGTTATTGCTGCATTGCGGGACATTTTGCCGGCCATGGGCAGGATGTTTTCCTTTTCAGCCTGTCAGCGACTGGAGCGATCGACCATGCCCTGGTTGGAACAGCCTGAGCTGGCCGGTGGCGGAGTAATTTTTCATACCGCCGTCCATCTCTTCGATGCCCTGCGGTTTATAACCGGCAAGGAGATTGTGAGGGTCCGGGCGACAGCTCGGCAGATCTTCAACCCCCGTCTGGAGGATGTCCTGGTGGCGGAGGTGCTTCTGGGCGATGATTGTCCGGGTGTTATCGATGCCAGCAAGGTGAGTCCGGCACGGTCGGGAAGATATGAATTTGTTTGTGAACATGGACAGCTGCAAGGTGATCAGATCCACGGGATTCTCCAGAAAATTACAGGGATGCATACCACTACCTTGCCTGTCCAGCCAGTAGGGCCGACGATCCTGCCCCTGCTGGAGGACTGGCATAGCTTCCTGACGGGGCAAGGGCCAAATCCAATTCCCGGTGCGGAGGGACTGGCCGCGGTTACGGTTTGCGAGGCTATTCGGAAATCGGAGGACACCGGTCAGTGGGTTGAAATCACAAGCGTATAG
- a CDS encoding glycerate kinase yields MTMIPRDLLQEMFTTAIAAAQPERCLPPFLPEPPKGRMIVIGAGKASAAMARTVERQWPGELSGLVVTRYGHGVPCERIEVVEAAHPVPDAAGMAGAQRMLRLVEGLSADDTVLCLISGGGSALLALPLDGISLADKQAVGRALLRSGATIGEINCLRRHLSAIKGGRLAAACYPARVVSLLISDVPGDNLSDIASGPTAGDSTTCADALAIAHRYGIDLPDKVRQLLESDRGESIKPDDPRLAGVDHRLIATPQMALTAAAGLAEATGYRAYILGDSIEGEAREVAKVMAGLVRQIARYGQPVARPCILLSGGETTVTVRGKGCGGRNVEFLLALGLALNGMAGVHAIAGDTDGVDGQVEIAGAYLGPDSLSRAWAGGLVPQKSLDNNDGHGFFGALGDAVVTGPTLTNVNDFRAILID; encoded by the coding sequence ATGACCATGATTCCCCGTGACCTTTTACAGGAGATGTTTACCACTGCTATAGCTGCCGCTCAGCCGGAGCGGTGTCTGCCGCCCTTTCTGCCGGAGCCGCCCAAGGGGCGTATGATCGTCATCGGCGCCGGCAAGGCCTCGGCGGCGATGGCCCGGACGGTTGAGCGACAATGGCCGGGTGAACTGTCGGGGCTTGTGGTAACCCGTTATGGCCACGGGGTTCCCTGCGAACGCATTGAGGTCGTCGAGGCGGCGCATCCGGTGCCGGATGCAGCGGGAATGGCCGGGGCTCAGCGCATGTTACGGTTGGTCGAAGGGCTGTCAGCGGACGATACCGTGCTCTGCCTGATCTCCGGCGGTGGTTCGGCGCTCCTCGCCCTGCCGCTTGATGGAATCAGCCTTGCCGACAAACAGGCGGTGGGACGCGCCCTCCTGCGCTCCGGCGCGACCATCGGCGAGATTAATTGTCTGCGCCGTCATCTCTCGGCCATCAAGGGTGGGAGGCTTGCTGCCGCCTGTTATCCAGCCAGGGTGGTAAGCCTCCTTATTTCCGATGTCCCCGGCGACAATCTTTCTGATATCGCCTCCGGCCCGACGGCGGGAGATTCGACGACCTGCGCCGATGCCCTGGCCATTGCCCACAGGTATGGAATCGATCTGCCGGACAAGGTGCGGCAATTGCTTGAAAGCGACCGGGGTGAATCGATTAAACCTGATGACCCGCGCTTAGCGGGCGTTGACCATCGCCTGATCGCCACCCCTCAGATGGCCCTCACCGCCGCCGCAGGCCTGGCGGAGGCCACCGGTTACCGGGCCTACATCCTTGGCGATAGTATTGAAGGAGAGGCGCGCGAGGTTGCCAAGGTCATGGCTGGACTTGTCCGGCAGATAGCCCGGTATGGTCAACCCGTTGCACGGCCCTGCATCCTCCTTTCCGGTGGCGAAACGACGGTTACCGTCCGCGGGAAGGGATGCGGCGGCCGCAACGTCGAATTTCTACTCGCTCTTGGCCTTGCTCTAAACGGCATGGCCGGTGTCCATGCCATCGCCGGGGACACCGACGGTGTCGATGGCCAGGTCGAGATAGCCGGGGCCTACCTGGGGCCGGATTCGCTCAGCCGGGCCTGGGCTGGAGGACTTGTGCCCCAGAAAAGCCTCGATAACAACGACGGACACGGTTTTTTCGGTGCCCTGGGCGATGCTGTGGTCACTGGTCCGACCCTCACCAATGTCAATGATTTTCGGGCTATTTTAATTGACTAA
- a CDS encoding transcriptional repressor: MCRECNYSDLLASAGLEATANRLQVLEVIGGSNCPLAASDIYNVLSRTQAINRVTVYRILDLLVGHNIVERLSTGGRAAYYGLAPNKHHAPHAHFYCSRCGQMDCLRPEVFCIDADLLKKTFSGEIARVEIRVDGICKNCGRIEADERG, from the coding sequence ATGTGCCGGGAATGTAACTACTCCGATCTTCTTGCATCGGCAGGTCTTGAAGCAACCGCCAATCGTCTGCAGGTTCTGGAAGTAATAGGCGGCAGCAACTGTCCGCTTGCGGCAAGCGATATCTACAATGTGTTGAGTCGCACTCAGGCGATAAACCGGGTGACTGTTTATCGCATTCTCGACCTGCTGGTAGGGCACAACATTGTCGAGCGGCTGAGTACCGGTGGCCGCGCTGCTTATTATGGCCTGGCTCCCAATAAGCATCACGCCCCGCATGCCCATTTCTACTGCAGTCGTTGCGGCCAGATGGATTGCCTGCGTCCGGAGGTGTTTTGCATTGACGCCGATCTGCTGAAGAAAACCTTCTCCGGTGAAATCGCCAGGGTAGAGATCCGGGTCGATGGAATCTGTAAAAACTGCGGCAGAATTGAGGCCGACGAGAGGGGATGA
- a CDS encoding endonuclease/exonuclease/phosphatase family protein produces MRLLLYNIRYATGHKNAYHLPVPFAGFFKRTSGNLQRIITFIASVNPDIVALVEVDSGSYRTGYFCQAQVIAEQLGYNCIVESKYRAGSIAQKVPVLRQQCNALLTKQTIEDFHFHYFEQGMKRLVLQTDLLSVAIFIVHLSLKYRHRQNQLEQLHSLVRDIGKDVIIAGDFNTFWGSRELNLFLAATGLRNANVTNAPSHPSHAPQRQIDFILHSPGIRIDSFYIPDVRLSDHSPLVCDFSCMFT; encoded by the coding sequence ATGCGCTTACTTCTATACAATATACGATACGCCACAGGCCACAAAAACGCTTACCATCTTCCGGTACCTTTTGCCGGTTTTTTCAAGCGAACATCGGGGAACCTGCAGCGGATAATCACCTTCATCGCTTCGGTCAATCCGGATATCGTCGCCTTGGTCGAGGTTGATTCCGGCTCCTACCGGACAGGGTATTTCTGCCAGGCCCAGGTAATCGCCGAGCAGCTGGGCTATAACTGCATCGTCGAAAGCAAGTACCGAGCCGGCTCAATAGCCCAGAAAGTGCCGGTTCTCAGGCAACAATGCAATGCCCTCCTGACCAAACAGACCATCGAGGACTTTCATTTTCACTATTTTGAGCAGGGCATGAAACGCTTGGTCCTGCAAACTGACCTCCTGTCGGTGGCCATTTTCATCGTCCATCTTTCCCTGAAATACCGGCACCGACAGAACCAGCTTGAACAACTCCATTCCCTGGTCCGCGATATCGGCAAGGATGTAATCATTGCTGGTGATTTCAACACCTTCTGGGGCAGCCGTGAGCTTAATCTGTTTCTCGCCGCAACCGGCCTCAGAAACGCCAATGTCACCAACGCCCCATCCCATCCGAGCCATGCCCCACAGCGCCAGATAGACTTCATCCTCCACAGCCCGGGAATCCGTATTGATTCTTTCTACATCCCTGATGTGCGCCTGTCCGACCATTCACCGCTGGTCTGTGATTTTTCCTGTATGTTCACCTGA